The Musa acuminata AAA Group cultivar baxijiao chromosome BXJ1-8, Cavendish_Baxijiao_AAA, whole genome shotgun sequence genomic sequence CACTGCGGGTGGCAGCAGCAACGCTTCTGCATATGGACCTCGTCGACGTCCTGTACGTCGTCGGCGCTGCCGTTGTGGCGGCCGTGTGGTGGCGCCGCTGTTCGAGGACGCCGGAGGGGCTCCCGCCCGGTCCGCCGGGGTGGCCGGTGGTGGGAAACCTGTTCCAGGTGATCCTGGAGCGGCGGCCCTTCATGTACGTCGCTCGGGACCTGCGCAAGCGCTACGGCCCCATCTTCACCATGCGGATGGGGCAGCGGACCCTCATCATCGTCACCTCCGCCGACCTCATCCACGAGGCGCTGGTGCAGAGGGGTCCCCTCTTCGCCAGCCGCCCCGCCGACTCCCCCACCCGCCTCCTCTTCAGCGCCGGCAAGTGCACCGTCAACTCCGCCGCGTACGGGCCCCTCTGGCGCGCCCTCCGCCGTAACTTCGTCAGCGAGATCGTCACCCCCGCTCGCGTCAAGCAGTTCGGCTGGATCCGGGACTGGGCTATGGCCAACCACCTCGCCCGCGTCCGCGCCGAGTTCAAGGCCACCGGCGCGGTGCAGATGATGAGCAACTGCCGCCTCACCGTCTGCAGCATCCTCGTCTGCATCTGCTTCGGCGCCAGGGTCCCCGAGGACCACGTCCGGGTGATCGAGGAGGTGCTCAAGgaggtgatgatgatgacgacgccCAAGCTGCCGGATTTCCTCCCTATCTTCACTCCCTTCTTCCGCGGCCAGCTGACAGAGGCCAGGAAGTTGCGGAAGCGGCAGATGGACTGTCTTGTGCCCCTGGTGAGAGCTCGAAGGGCGTTCGTGGAGAGCGGGGGGGAGATGGACCCGAGCTCGGCGTGGGAGATGGTGAGCCCGGTCGGCGAGGCCTACATCGACTCCCTGTATGGCATGGAACCCAGCGGCAAAGGCCGGCTGGGCGAGGACGAGCTGGTGACTCTCTGCTCGGAGGTCATGAGCGCCGGCACCGACACGAGCGCCACCATGCTGGAGTGGGCGATGCTGCATTTGGTGCTCGACCAGTCGGCGCAGGAGCGGCTGTACGAGGAGATCGTCGGAAAGGTCGGGAGGGACAAGGGGAGGAAGATCACGGAGGCGGACGTGGAGGGGATGAGCTACCTGCAAGCGGTGGTGAAGGAGACAATGCGGCGGCACCCGCCGAGTCACTTCGTGCTGTCGCATGCGGCGACGAGGGAGACGGAGCTGGGCGGGTACCGCATCCCGGCGGACGCCAGCGTGGAGTTCTACACGGCGTGGGTGACGGAGAACCCGAGCACGTGGAAGGACCCGGGGGAGTGGCGGCCGGAGCGGTTCGAGGAGGGCGGCGAGGGGTGGGAGACGGACGTCACGGGGACGCGAGGCATCAGGATGATGCCGTTCGGGGCCGGCCGGCGGATCTGCCCCGCCGCCACCCTGGGGATGCTCCACATCCAGCTCATGCTCGCGAGGATGGTGAGGGAGTACCGGTGGGTGGCGGTGCCCGGCGAGCGGCCGGACCCGACCGAGACCTTCGCCTTCACGGTGGTGATGAAGGAGCCTCTCAGAGCTGCCATCTTGGAGAGGGAGTGAAGGGGGTAGAAAGAAGCCGTCGTCGAGTTCTCCCTCCATTGCCAAGTATTGTGTTCACTGTGATCCTGCTTTGCTCGTCGTTCCATCTCTAACACAGTTCCATTGGGTATACGTACCTGCAAGAAGTTGGTGAAGGATGTGTTCGAGTGGTTTCGGTTTCGGTTTCGGTTTCTTCTCTTGCCTTGCTTGTTCTCGTTGTTCTTCTTTCCACCCTTCATTAAAGAGGAGACTGTGGTGCATCAATAAAGCTAACTGCCCCTGCGAAATCAAATTCTAAGAACTACAGAATGCACAGGTTGAAATAAACAATATAATGACATTGATTTGGGAtttaatataataacatgtatTTCTCTTCATTTTGATTTGATTCGAGAGGAAAACATATTGATGAATTGGTCAAAAGAATTTGATAAAAAGAGGAACATTCTACTCTAAGAAAACATTGAAAGATGTAACAAAACAAAACGGTATTTGGTGAAAGTCTAAATTTGATGGCTTTTTTCTTATAATGAATTATCCTATCTGTAGTTTAAAAGAATAACTGTCTAATAGTAAACTCACTTTATTAACTCACGACTTAGATATTATTAACATTGACTTTTCAAAG encodes the following:
- the LOC103993609 gene encoding cytochrome P450 77A3-like, encoding MDLVDVLYVVGAAVVAAVWWRRCSRTPEGLPPGPPGWPVVGNLFQVILERRPFMYVARDLRKRYGPIFTMRMGQRTLIIVTSADLIHEALVQRGPLFASRPADSPTRLLFSAGKCTVNSAAYGPLWRALRRNFVSEIVTPARVKQFGWIRDWAMANHLARVRAEFKATGAVQMMSNCRLTVCSILVCICFGARVPEDHVRVIEEVLKEVMMMTTPKLPDFLPIFTPFFRGQLTEARKLRKRQMDCLVPLVRARRAFVESGGEMDPSSAWEMVSPVGEAYIDSLYGMEPSGKGRLGEDELVTLCSEVMSAGTDTSATMLEWAMLHLVLDQSAQERLYEEIVGKVGRDKGRKITEADVEGMSYLQAVVKETMRRHPPSHFVLSHAATRETELGGYRIPADASVEFYTAWVTENPSTWKDPGEWRPERFEEGGEGWETDVTGTRGIRMMPFGAGRRICPAATLGMLHIQLMLARMVREYRWVAVPGERPDPTETFAFTVVMKEPLRAAILERE